From Apteryx mantelli isolate bAptMan1 chromosome 14, bAptMan1.hap1, whole genome shotgun sequence, the proteins below share one genomic window:
- the GPX3 gene encoding glutathione peroxidase 3, whose translation MGGWPHGAWVLPLVLAGLIQPGQSQEREKVKCYGSVQGTIYDYGALTLDGEEYIPFKKYAGKMVLFVNVATYUGLTLQYLELNALQNELGPYGLVVLGFPSNQFGKQEPGQNSEILPALKYVRPGGGFVPNFQLFQKGDVNGAKEQKVYTYLKNACPPVAEEFGNPKNLFWEPLRNHDIKWNFEKFLVGPDGVPVMRWYHRANIAVVKNDIIDYMRQQQQAQ comes from the exons ATGGGGGGCTGGCCCCATGGCGCCTGGGTTTTGCCCTTGGTCTTGGCTGGGCTCATCCAGCCGGGTCAGAGCCAGGAGAGGGAGAAG GTGAAATGCTACGGCTCGGTGCAGGGCACCATCTACGACTACGGGGCCCTCACCCTCGATGGCGAGGAGTACATCCCCTTCAAGAAGTACGCGGGCAAGATGGTGCTCTTCGTCAACGTGGCCACGTACTGAGGGCTCACCCTGCAGTACCTTG AACTGAATGCACTACAAAATGAACTGGGGCCGTACGGGCTCGTCGTCCTGGGCTTCCCCTCCAACCAGTTCGGAAAGCAAGAACCCGGCCAGAACTCGGAGATCCTCCCTGCGCTGAA ATACGTCCGGCCTGGGGGCGGCTTTGTCCCAAATTTCCAGCTCTTCCAGAAAGGGGATGTGAACGGTGCCAAGGAGCAGAAGGTCTACACGTACCTGAAG AACGCCTGTCCACCAGTGGCAGAGGAGTTTGGGAACCCCAAGAACCTCTTCTGGGAGCCCCTGAGGAACCACGACATCAAGTGGAACTTCGAGAAGTTCCTGGTGGGCCCTGACGGGGTGCCCGTGATGCGCTGGTACCACCGGGCCAACATCGCTGTCGTGAAGAACGACATCATCGACTacatgaggcagcagcagcaggcccagtaG